In Rattus norvegicus strain BN/NHsdMcwi chromosome 1, GRCr8, whole genome shotgun sequence, a genomic segment contains:
- the Ceacam4 gene encoding carcinoembryonic antigen-related cell adhesion molecule 4 precursor, with translation MELASARLLRGQIPWRGLLLTASLLTYWSPLTTAQVTVDAVPPNVVEENSVLLLAHNMPQEFQVFYWYKGTTPNLDSEIARYIRSDNVHQTGPAYSGRETIYSNGSLFFQNVTKKDEGAYTLTVIDQQFNPIQTSVQFRVYP, from the exons ATGGAGCTAGCCTCGGCTCGTCTCCTCAGAGGGCAGATTCCCTGGAGGGGACTACTGCTCACAG CCTCACTTTTAACCTACTGGAGCCCTCTCACCACTGCCCAAGTCACCGTAGACGCTGTGCCACCCAACGTTGTTGAGGAGAACAGCGTTCTTTTACTCGCTCACAATATGCCGCAGGAGTTCCAAGTCTTTTACTGGTACAAGGGAACCACTCCGAATCTAGACAGTGAAATTGCACGATATATAAGATCCGATAATGTGCATCAAACAGGACCTGCATACAGCGGCAGAGAGACAATATACAGCAATGGATCCTTGTTCTTCCAAAATGTCACCAAGAAGGACGAGGGAGCCTACACACTAACTGTGATAGATCAACAATTTAATCCTATACAAACGTCTGTGCAATTTCGTGTATACC